CAGTCCCCGCTGGTGGCAAGGTGTGTGATCGATGAGAAGGACGGACGCATGATCTTCTACGGCGCGATGATTATCGAGTCTGTTATCGCGTTGGTGTGGGCCACCGCGGGACTGACGTTCTACGGCGACACGGCGGCTCTCACCGCCGACCTCAACAGCGGCGGAGCATCGGGAGTCGTTTACAATATGTCCCTCGCCCTGGCGGGACCCGTTGGCGGGGCGCTGGCTATTCTGGGTGTCGTGATTCTGCCCGTCACCTCCGGCGATACCGCACTAAGATCGGCGCGTATGATGATCCAGGATGATCGGGGATTGGATCCCGCCAATCTCCGCGGGAGCCTGATTATCACCGTGGCAATCACCGCCATCATCGGTCTGCTGTTCACCCTGGACTTCACCGTTCTGTGGAACTACACCGCCTGGATGAATCAGTCCCTGGCGACGGTGGTCCTGTGGACGGCTTCGTTATTCCTTCTGCGTACCGCCAGAAACAGGCTGTATTCCCTCATGACCGCCCTGCCTGCGCTATTCATGACCATGGTCGTGATCTCATTCATCATGCATTCCTCCCAGGGACTGAGCCTGGATTACGGCATATCGATGATCATCGGTCTTCTGGCGACCATCGCGGCCGCCGTCGCTTTCATCAGGTGCATGTTCACCGTCCCGCGTGACGAGTGATTCCGTTTTCGGTGTGAGATATACTCCTCGGGAGGTTTATGATGGAGTAAACATCCATTATTACGAATTCTCCAGAGTTTTCTGTCCTTAACCTTTTATAATAATACCAGAATCGCGGGAGCGATTATAATGGCAGAGGCCGGAGAGAAACCAATAAGGAAGAAGGAGAGGGAGCCCATCGCAGCGGTGTGCTTCGTGGTTCTCCTCATCGCCTGTGTGGCAGTCCTTGGTGTGTTCATCAACGATAACTACATCAACCAGAACAAAGAGACCATCGAGTACGGGGATTCCATCGAACTCAACTACACCGGTTCGCTCTATGCGTACTACAACGACAAATCCTCCTACACCCCTGTGATCTTCGATACCTCCGTCGAGAGCGTCGGCAAGGACACCAACAACACCTTCCTCGCCAGCTTCAGCAAGGACAAGTATGAGATTGCCACCATCAAGGTGGATTCCGCCACCTCCGGCAGCGGAGATTTCCTCAAGGCTTTCGAGGATGCATGCATCGGTCACAAGGTCGGAGACACCTTCTCCTTCAAGATCGACAAGGCCGACGCCTACAAGACCGGCAAAGCATGCGATACCGACACTGTTACCAACAAGGAAGTTGCGAACAGCAAGGTCATCAGCATCAGCCAGTACAACAAGCTCTTCGACAACACCGACACCTCTGTCGACGGAAGCAAGAACCTCACCGATGTCTCCGGACTTCCCGCCACCGTCACCGGAGTGGCAGGCAACATGGTCAGCGTCAAATACACTCTGGCCGCCGGCACCGATTACACCGTCTACGAGAAGGCAGGAATCGGAAAGGTCACCCTCAATGCAAGTGCAGTAACCGCTGACAAAATCACTTACACCCTGACCTTCGCCGAGAAGAAGGACATCGCTGACCAGAAGGCCTACGGAACCGAGATTCAGGCCATCGAGATGATCAGTATGAACCTCTTCGGCCAGTACTACAACATCGTCGGATACGATGGTACCAACATCGCTTACAACAGTGCCAGCTCCACCAACGATGCCATCAACGACATGGACCTATACTTTGTCGTGACCATCGTCAAGAAGGTCTGAAACACTATCCGTCCCTGCCCGCAGGATTGGTTACCATCGGCGGCCATTAATGCCTGCGGGCGATGGACAATCTACAATAGATTTCTTGGTAGATGTCCCTCATATTTATGGGGTGCTCGAGAGGATTCGGCGACAAATCCTCCAATCGAATACACTTGTTACGATTGGAATTGGTTTGTCCGCATTCTTCAGAGGCAATCTCCAGCCTGCAACTGCAGGGCCACTAGGTCGCACTCAGTGATAAGGCGGGTTAGATCTTAGATAAGTCAGGAAACCTTCGACATCTCTTTCGGTA
The sequence above is a segment of the methanogenic archaeon ISO4-H5 genome. Coding sequences within it:
- a CDS encoding adhesin-like protein; translated protein: MAEAGEKPIRKKEREPIAAVCFVVLLIACVAVLGVFINDNYINQNKETIEYGDSIELNYTGSLYAYYNDKSSYTPVIFDTSVESVGKDTNNTFLASFSKDKYEIATIKVDSATSGSGDFLKAFEDACIGHKVGDTFSFKIDKADAYKTGKACDTDTVTNKEVANSKVISISQYNKLFDNTDTSVDGSKNLTDVSGLPATVTGVAGNMVSVKYTLAAGTDYTVYEKAGIGKVTLNASAVTADKITYTLTFAEKKDIADQKAYGTEIQAIEMISMNLFGQYYNIVGYDGTNIAYNSASSTNDAINDMDLYFVVTIVKKV